The Oryctolagus cuniculus chromosome 12, mOryCun1.1, whole genome shotgun sequence genomic interval GTCTTCTTCCAGGTACCCCTAAGATCTCGGCCCCGAGCGTCCATAGTCATCACATGGATGATCACATACTCCCTGGCTTCCTGATCCATTTCCTACTCTGCTCCCCTCTGCTCTGGGGGTCAGCCTCCAGGGGCTGACCCTGAGGGACACCCACACCTGGGCTCCCTCATCCTTAGGCTTCCTGTTGGGGCCAGCCAGTAGCAGGTAGCACAGGAGAtcggagaggaagagaaggagggctTAGATCTTCTTTCTCGCACTTCTGGACtggtggctgctccacctctctgCCCCTCACCTTGACACATTGTCTGATCATGGCTTCCCAGCAGATGCCAGCCTCTGGGGCTTGGCTCTCCACCCTGGGTTTCCTTCAACCCTGCCCACATCTCTGTAAGCAGTCCCTTCCCTGACCCTCTTCGGCTTCCCATTTCCAGTGGACCATCTGTTCCCTGCCAGATGGTGGctacagcaaaagcaaaaatataaaattgtatcTTTTTAGCAAAATTGAGATGAAGTTCACAAAACACACCCATTTAGAGTGGTCAGGGGTTCTTAATACACTGAagcaaattgtttcttttttcatttactaGATAATCAAATGTTGTCCAAGTTACCCCGGTGTCTTTGGACTGCACTTTAAAGTTACACAGTGTTGCGCACCTTCCCTTACTTAACCATTTATTACACTTCTGAATTTCCATGACCACAAACAAGACTAAACACTGTAGCACATGTGGCCTTTCCCTTTTGGGGAGGATTATTTCTCAAGGAAAAGTTTCCAGGGGTGGTACTGATGAGTCAAAAGCGAGTCACTTGTCTCCTAAGGCTCTTCAGAGTATTGTCAAATTACCTTTTAAAAGGATTATTCCAATTAAACTGCTACGGCTTTTCTGAATGTACCAGTTGCATCATCTCATTAGCACTGGAAAATTACATATAGGGTGAGGGCACTTTAAAagtggaaagtggaatttaaaaaataagttggagctggcgctgtggtgcagtaggttaatcttccgcctgcagcaacggcgtcccatatgggcattggttccagtcccgactgctcctcttctgatccagctctctgctatggcctgggaaagcagtagaagatggcccaagtccttgggagacttggaagaagcttcagatcagctcagctctggctgttgtagccatttggggcgtgaaccagcagatggaagacctctctttctctctctctctgcctctacctctctgtagctctgcctttcaaataaataaataaatcttttttaaaaagttaattaatatacattatgaaaaaattatgcatggattttttggcaccaaaaaacCCCTcatttttccatgacattttttaaaaagatttttatttatttatttgagaggcagagccacagagagagaggcacagacaaagagaggtcttctatctgctggttcactccccaaatggctgcaatggtcgaaactgagctgattcgaagccaggagccaggagcttcttccccatctcccacatgtgtgcagggacccaagcacttgggccacctcccactgctttcccaggccataagtagagagctgggtcagaagaggaacagctggataggaagcagtgcccacaggggatgccagtgccacatgtGCCTGCaccttctgtgaactttttgaagtgatcacattttgtattttgttaatgGAGTAGATTGTCTTAGCGTTTGAACTTCTTCGCAGCCAGATCAATCCCAAGTCACTGACAGCTGTTCTTTCGTGTCCAcatttttagtgatttttaaagCTAATCAGGACAGAAGGGACAGAGATTTTGCAGGGGTGCTCTCCAGCAGGCCGCCTTCTCCCAGCCTCTTTACTTAATCACCTGTCAGGCTCCTCACCTCAGTGAGCTTTGCTTCTTCAGCACCTACAGCGTGCCTGGCCACGTCCTGAACGTCAGCAAACATTTCTAAGATGGACAAAGGATGGAGGAAGATGCATCCAGCGTCGGTCATACTCGTCCCTGAGGAGGAACTGGAATCAACACTTTCTAATCCCTCCAAATTAAAGCCTCGCCACTACCACGGCCTGCTGCTGGCTTTGATCAGTGAGTTGCTCTCTGGAATCCCTGAGCACTTCTTCCTGTCCATGCAGTTAGATTTCCTAACTTGGTCCTAAACTCGTTCATGGCAACAATATGCCAGAgtgtaattaatttaattaaaacgACATAAACTGATGAATCACAAGCATGAGAAGAAAGCTGTTTCCATGACCTGTCTGATGAATGCCTTGGAAAGATTAAAGACCAGTTGAAAATTAATGTTGAACCAGATGTGAGACAATTATAaaagacattttttctttttaagaaggaGCATCTACTTATATCGCTTTGCAAGAGGTTGTGAGTCCTCAGTCATctttaaattttcacttatttgaaaggcagagacacaaagacttctttttttttgacaggcagagtggacagtgagagagagagacagagagaaaggtcttcctttgccattggtcacCCgccgccaatggccgccacggctggtgcgctgctgccggcgcaccgcgctgatctgaaggcaggagccaggtgcttttcctggtctcccatggggtgcagggcccaagcacctgggccatcctccactgcactcccgggccacagcagagggctggcctggaagaggggcaaccgggacagaatccggcgccccgaccgggactagaacccggtgtgccggcgctgcaggcggaggattagcctagtgagccacggcgctggccctccttctctctttgtaactctagcttactaataaataattaagtaaataaataaataaataattctttaaggggccggcactgtggcatagcaggtaaggctgccgcctgcagtgctggcatcccatatgggcgccggttcgagttccagctgctccacttccaatccagctctctgctgtggcctgggaaagcagtagaagatggcccaagtccttgggcccctgcacccatgtgggagaaccggaggaagctcctggctttggatcagtgcagcccggccattgcggccaattgtgggAGATgtaatacctctctctctctcctctgtgtaactctgaaataaatctttaaaaaataaaacttctaaaaaaatgtatgaggggccggcactgtggcataatgggtaaagccaccgcctgcagtgctggcatcctacatgggtgctggttcaagtcccggctgctccactcccaatccagctctctgacatggcctgggaaagcaatggaggatggctcaagtgcttgggtgcctgtacccacgtgggagacctggaagaagcttttggctcctggctttggcatggtccagccctggccattgtggccatctggggaacaaaccagcagaaagaagatctctttctctgtctctccctctctctctgtaactctgatttttcaaagaaataaacctttctttttttaaagaaccatctTGAGAGGTTTGGGCCCCCCCATCTGAAGACTGGAACATGGCTGTTCCTTAttgtttttaagttaaaattaaatattaggatgtacatttgctattttaaaaataattatttgctttAATCTACTTATCCAAATAACTGACAATTTATTGGGCAAGATCCAATTTGTTTGGGTAGCAGGGGTGAGGAAGATTAAAATTCTATTGGTCACAATCTAAGAGGTGTTCTTTAATTCAGTTTTATTGGTAATAAGGTTGATATTTTCACCTTTTTATTGGTTCCAAACTTACAAGGGACGATATTTACTGCCTCTCTAACAGTGCTGGATAAGACAACATCTATGTATTGCCACAACTACAATAACAAGATATGACTTTTCCTTTTATTGTACTTCACAATTCTGTGCACTCAAAGGAAACGCTGCCTCTGCTTTGCAGGCAGTAGTCTGCCATGTTTGAAGTCCAATCATTACCTCAAGCTGAACAAAATATTTATAGCCCCTGAGGAATAATGATATTAGGAAATATTTACTGAGAAGGGAACAGAACCCAAACAAGGTTTGTGCCAACCTCCTTTCCCCCAAAGCATCCTGGGAAGGTCATCTGTCCTGTTGGTTTCTGGGACCTATAAACATGGGAAGGTTACAGCAGGGTGATATGGTTGTTCAAAACACGAGGCCTGCTAAGATAGCAGTGTTCTGAGGCACACTGATTTCATCATGGTCATCATGGTCACATGATGATGGATTCGGCGTGGGAGATCCCAGCCagtatttaaaaaggaataaaaatatgaagGTTCAAAAATATCAGCATGTGTTGTACAAAACGAGGGTAACAGCTCACAGGCCCTTCTTAgaagtgtgtgtgcacaggtgtatGTGCTGGCCTGAGACACAGAATCTACTTCTCACAGAGGACCACAGCCAAAAAAATGTTCCAAGTACTGGCTGAAGGtgatttgtttttttcattttcacttctctctAATTTGTTCTCTCTGTGAAACTGTTGCACGGTGAGTAACAATGATAGTAACTAATAACCAGAAAAGCTAGACTCAATCTCCCTCTGTCAGTGGGAGACTATTGCCCCCTACTTCATGGCTCTGAATCTTACAATGTCCAAATGTTAGCACAGAGGGGCTGAGACCTACAACCTCAACACCTGCCCAGGTCACGCTCCAGTGGATCTTCCTGACTGCAAGGCACAGAAGGCTCAGGGCTGGTTTTGATATAACCCTACCTCACCTCTGCAGACAGAGTACTCCAGCCCAGCTCTTCTCCTACATGGATCCGGAGCTCCATCCAAATGGACTTCTTGGCATTTCCTGAACATTCTATCCACTTCTTTCTCTGGGTCTTGATCGAACCCTTCCGTGTGCTTGGGACAGTGCCCTCAGCCAGCCTATCTCTGCTTGCCTAAGTCCCATGAATACTTTGAACAccatttctaatttcctttctcAAATTCtggtatctttttcttttgaacgccataaatatcttttttagaAATGCCTTTCTTGGGCCGGCTCTGTTTtccgcccagctccctgcaaataagTCTCGgtaagtagcagaagatggcccaatacttggactcctgtacccacatgggagacccagattgagttcctggctcctggcttccacctgggctAGTCCCAACCATATcagacatttggggtgtgaaccaatgatggaaactgtctctctctgccactctgctttccaaataaatctttaaaaaaagtctttaaaatatattttttaaaatttatttcaaagttggagttacagagagataaggagagaaacacagaggtcttacatccgcaggttcactccttagatggccacggtagccagggctggtccaggtggaagcaggagccaggagcttcctccaggtctcccacgtgggtgcaagggcccaagcacttgggccatcctctggtacTTTTCCCCAACCATTAGCAGAgggcttgatgggaagtggaacagctgggacaagaattggcacccacatgggatgctggcattgcaagcagtagcttaacctgctaagccacaacgccagcccgtaaaatatttctgaatcctatttagaaatttcatttttcctgctcccaaggaaaatagaaatggattgtaaaaataagaaaatatatagaattcacagaagaaaaatatcatttaaaaaatctataatgCATGATCCATATTTATGTACATTTACATATTACAACCTGCTGGTATATCATCTTACGACATGCTTTCCAATGACTATATTTCCCATGTCATTAAATCTTTTCCTTCAACCTGATTTTTAATGGCTACAAATGAACCCTAATTGATTCAGCAGTCATGTTAACACTGGGCACTTTGTGCACGTGTACTGTGCAGTATTTTGGAGGCGTGCGGAATGGCATCCATGGTAGCGATACACTTCTTGAAAGGGCACGCAGTAGTCTCCGTGGAAGCAAGAAGCCGAGGCCACAGACAGTCAGGAGAGAAGTGACGTTCTCCAGGAGTCTCTGGAAATACTGCCAGGCACCTGCGCTTTCCATCTGAAGTGGTCAGGGGCTTCAATCACCCAGACCTAAGTTTTAATGGACAACCCACAGCTAGCCTGCAGCGGGCCTATAGACCCCTGTGTGCCTCCCCATCTCGAATTTTCCTAGTTTTAAGCAGCCTCCTctgactcctccctccccttcccccctctctccttctccctttaaGGATCTTGCACCATCGACTATCTCTTCATCTCCCACCCCCCTCCCAGCTATTTTATTAGAGGTCGTCTCAAGTTGCAAAACATAAAACATGGCCTGTCTCTTTTGGCCTGTGTTTCCCTCCCACTGCCACTCTTCTGGAAAGCGCGGCCACCCTCTGCCCCCCTCACtgctgcagcacccgcatcctcCTCACCCCAGAGCCTGCTGCACCGCAGGCCCTCCTGCAAACAGCacctctctcctgcctcttcaAGGCTCTCCCTCGCGGGTGGCAGTGGGCGCTCCCCGCCGCCACCAGGGAGGCCGCGCGGCCGCCTCGGCGCTGCACACCCCGGGCTTCTCGGAAAGCGCGGGGCCCCGAGCGCCTCGCCCAGCGACGCCCAGACGCCCCCCGGGCCGCCCCCGCCAGTCCTCCGTCTGCCACGCGTCCCCAGGTTACCCCGGAGGCCGCGCGCACCTCCAGCCTCTACCGACGTCCGCGCCGCGCCGCCCCGGCCGGCTTCCACCTCGCAGCCTTCCCCGGGCCCCACCGGAGCCGGTCCTCAGGGAGGAGGCCGCCGTCCAGGCTCGCACCCGCTCGCCGTCTGCGCAGGCAGATCGCACCCCGCTAGCGGGCGGCCTCAGCCCTACCCGAGGCCTCGGCCCCGAGGCGCGCCGGGGGACGCCCGGAGCGGCCGTGCGGCCTGCCGCGCTGGGTCTCTGGCACCGGCCGCGGGGGTCGGGGGTCCAGCCCCGCGCCGCGCcgtccccgcccagccccgccccgcccgcccgctgTCAGGCCCGCGCCGCGCAACCCACTCCGGGCGGCCGGCTGGGAGGCGGGAGGCCCGGCAGGCCCGGCAGGCCCGGCGCAGGCCCGGCAGCCCCTCCGCCGCACCGCCCTGGGCCGGTGCCCAGGTCCGAGTCGCCTTCCGcctgccacctccctccccaccccccacaccgcccgcccgcccgcggccccAGCCGGGTCCCGCCGCCAGGCCGGCTCCCGCCCCCGCTCCGCCCCCGGAGCCGCAGCCCCGCCCGCCACCGCCGTCGCCATGTTGTGGCTCCCGCAGCCGGCGCCGGGGACGCGCGCGGCCGAGCCCGGGgcctgcagccgccgccgccgccgccgtcgccgccgccaGGTAAGCGCCCCCcgcggccgggccgggcggggcggcgggCCGAGGCCGTCGCCGGGGCAGCCCTCGCCTGGCCGGGACCGAAGCTGGCCGTGGCCGAGCCCACGCCCGCGCCGCGGCCCGGCCCTGCAAGCCTGGCGGACCTGCCCGCCGCCCCGGGCGGCAGCCACTTCCCCCGACCGCCGCCTGgcgggccgccgccgccacccCACTCCGCCCCCGGCCGCCGGGCCGCCGGTCTCTTCCGCCGCCGCGACCCGCCTCCCCCGGTCGGCCGGGCGCGCCGCTGTCCTCCCGCGCGGGACGGGCGGCCGCCCCGGCGCCAGCCGCGGCCCCCCGCCCCGGCACGGATAACGGTGCCGCCGTGCCCCGCTGGGACGCCCTGTCAGCGCGAGCGCCCCGGGCGCCCCGAGAGGTCGCGCCGTCAGGGGGCGGACGCCGCGGGGAGCGACCCTCGCGGGCGTGCCTGCGCCGACCGCTCTCCTGCGCCCAAGTTCTGACCCTGGGGACGCTTCCTCCCCGGAGCACCCAGCGTCCCTGCTCCGGAGTTGGGGCGCCCTGGGGTGGCCGGGCCTGTTGATCAGGGCGGAGAGCGCGTGTctgccggggccgggggcgcgcggggcggcCCGAGGGCGGGCCGGGGGAGCGCCTTGCCGGACAGATGGCCTCCTGGCCTGGGACCAGCGCCGTGAGGGGGAGGGGTCCGCGTGACCCGAGGTGTGCCTGCGCCTGGGAGCCCCGGGCTTGCTGGAGCTGTTaagattttagctttttttttttttttttttttttttttttttttttagtaggcCAGAGGTGGCATTGAAAGTCTTGGCTTGCGATAAGCCCACAGGCCCACCCGGGGCAGCATGCTTGGCATCCGGGACTAGGCTAGAAAGGACTGGCAGTGGGAGGACAGGACTTTGGAGGTGGTGGTAAAAGGTGTTTGGCCTGGGCTTTGCGCGCTTGCTGAATTCAGTCCTGTGTTGGGGTAGGGCCCGTTGGGATGACAGGCGCCTGCTGGGTGGGATTCCAGGGGTCTGTTTCCTAGTCCCACTGGTGCACTTCACGgtaaagagagaggaggaagcagagtgcTGGTGCACGCATTTTGACCACTTTCCAATTTTCCCACTAGTTGTGGCTTTGAGTcattgggtgattttttttttttttttttttttttttttttttttttgtgcacgTATCATGGTGCGGTGCAAGGGAGTTAGATGTTGGCAAGCACACTGGTCAACCAGGACACCGTGTGTTTTGTTTGTGGCCTGGTGGGAAAGTCCAGGAATAAGGAATGATGAGCACCAaatatttgttaacaaatatgTACCAGGCATTGTTCTGCTTGCAGCAAACAcagccagcaaaaaaaaaaaaaaaaaaaaaaaaattaaaaaaactgccCTCCTGCAGCTTTCATTCTAGTGTGTGGTGGAGGGAAGGCAATAAGCAGAATATGTAATAAAGAAATATAGTCTGTTGCAAAGTGCTCAGTGCTCaggataaaaaggaaaacagggaAGGGGAACCTGAGTTGTCAGGCGGGGGTTGACTTGACCAAGGTGTCTTTGGTAATAAAACTTAGAAGGAAGTGGTAAATAACTGCACAAGgaaagaggtggagggagggatgagAGATTGATTGGAGTTGGGGGCTCAGGGCAGGCTTCCCTGAGGAAGTGACGTTTAGGCCTTGACCCTGAGCGGGGTTGAGAGTTAACCATGTGTGGAGCGGAGCAGAGTTTGGCAGGTTGGAGGAAGTGAAAGGAGACCCGCCCCGCtggaggggaaagggagtggggagagactgTGGAGAGCTGCGGCCCAGGGCACCTACTCCTGTGCTCCTAGCTTTAGGTTGTATCTCCATGGTAATTAGAAGCCTTAAAAGGTTTACCGGGAGTgacatatttgcattttaaaaggtcTCTGGCCCTTGTGTTGGGAATGGATTTTGAGATTAGCTGGTGAGTTGAGGGTTTCTGTATGGAGTGGCCTTAGCTGCCTGATGGGTTTGAGAAAGCCTCTAGTGGTTTAGGGGAGAATCTTTTCCTCTGCTTCACTTGGCTTTTAGGAAGGGACTGGACAATGAGTTCATATTTATGAAGTACCTGCCAGGTGAGAAAACCAATTTTAAGCACTTTTGCCTGCATCTGTTTAATTTAATCCTCACATCCTAAGAGAAACTGCTTATCAAACCTATTTTACAAGGAAATAGGCCCAGAGGGGATGGGTGACTTATCCAAAGTTTGTCACATGGTCTGGATTCAGTTTGTCACATGgtctggattcaaacccaggtcagCCTGATTCCACTTCTGCCACTTGTTAGCTCAGTGATCTTAAGTTACCCAACCTCTCTGGTGCATGGGTCTCCTCATCTTAAATGCAGATAAAGGGACCTACTTCATAGGGTGGTACAGATCAAATTAAGTCATGTAAACAGCCTAACAGTTGAACAGTTAGttgctattattatttaattaaaaattttgttgCCCCTCAGCcatattgtggtcattttggatGCAATTGAGTATATTTTGTAATTCTTGAattttgtgtgatttttcttttcatttaatggCCTGTTCCATATGATCTGTCCTTGGGCTGCGATTTCCCTTTTCATGCCTGACACTGTGCAAAAACTTGTGGCTACAAAGTGAGTTCCTTCCCTCCAGGAGCTCAGAGTATCCACTAGAGTATTTTAAAGAATGAGCTACAATGTATACTTAAATTCTCAGTGTGTTTATAGCTAAAGAGCTGCTGGGAGCATTAGGAACTAAATGGG includes:
- the LOC138844807 gene encoding basic salivary proline-rich protein 4-like, yielding MLTLGTLCTCTVQYFGGVRNGIHGSCTIDYLFISHPPPSYFIRGSPSRVAVGAPRRHQGGRAAASALHTPGFSESAGPRAPRPATPRRPPGRPRQSSVCHASPGYPGGRAHLQPLPTSAPRRPGRLPPRSLPRAPPEPVLREEAAVQARTRSPSAQADRTPLAGGLSPTRGLGPEARRGTPGAAVRPAALGLWHRPRGSGVQPRAAPSPPSPAPPARCQARAAQPTPGGRLGGGRPGRPGRPGAGPAAPPPHRPGPVPRSESPSACHLPPHPPHRPPARGPSRVPPPGRLPPPLRPRSRSPARHRRRHVVAPAAGAGDARGRARGLQPPPPPPSPPPGKRPPRPGRAGRRAEAVAGAALAWPGPKLAVAEPTPAPRPGPASLADLPAAPGGSHFPRPPPGGPPPPPHSAPGRRAAGLFRRRDPPPPVGRARRCPPARDGRPPRRQPRPPAPARITVPPCPAGTPCQRERPGRPERSRRQGADAAGSDPRGRACADRSPAPKF